The following is a genomic window from Saprospiraceae bacterium.
GGGGGGGGGGGGGGGGGGGGGGAAATAGGGAGGGGGGAAGGGGGGAAAGAGGGGGGGCAGGGGCGACGTTCTCAGCAATAAAAAAAAAGAAGAAGTATTAATAAATATAACTAATCACGATGAAGGAAGATTTAATTGACATCTATTACCATTCTGAGGATGTTGGAATAAGAACCTATAAAATTAAGTATACAGCTGAAGTAACGCACAAGGGGCTAAAAGATTACAAGGTATTTACTGCTTACGATGATGACATCCTGGAAAATAAGGTGCAATCTCATGTTGCGAAACTTGAAGAAAAGTGGGATAAAATAGTTTCAAAACAGAATGTTGTAAACCATCAAGTCGCAAGCCAAAAGGAAGCAGAAATCATAACCCAAGCGGCAATAAGGTCTTTGGAAGCGGTTGATAATTTACTCATTCATACTTTGAGTATTGATGATACAATTGATTGGGAAACATTGAAAGATAAGACGAAATTCAAAGAGCCCAACCCTGAAAACGAGTTGAGTAAACGAATTAATGCCATTTCAGAACCAAAGCCACCAGTTATAGAAGGCTACCCAACAAGTCCAAGAGAGTTTGATTATGAGCCAAAATTATCTTTTTTTGACAAACTCATAAAGTCAAATAAAGATAAAAAAATACAGAATTCGAAAGATGCTTTCGACCGAGCGGTTTTGAAATGGAATGATGACTGTTTACAAATTGATAAGCAGAATGAGGCAAGAAAAAAGAACAACGAACAGCAAAAGGCTGAATTTGAGGCAGCAAAAGACACCGTAAGAAAACAACTTACAAATGAAGTCATAGCATGGCAAAAACGGAAGACTGACTTTGAAAACAAACAGGAAAAGATAAATAAAAAAGTTGATGAGTTGCAAGTTAAGTATTTGAGTTGTGACCAAACTGCAGTTTTAGAATATTGTGAATTGGTTTTGAATAATTCGCAGTATCTTGATAGTTTTCCAAAGAGTTTTGAACTCGACTACAATCCTGAAAACAAGATTTTGGTGGTCGAATACTCTTTGCCTACGATTGAAGACTTGCCCACGTTGAACGAGGTAAAGTTCATTAAAAATGAATTGAAAGAATATCATATTTCTGATGCACAAATTCAGAAAATGTTTGATGCAACGATGTATAAAATAACCCTGCGGACTATCCATGAGCTTTTTGAGGCTGATAAAGCCAACACCATTGAATTTGTTAGTTTCAATGGTTGGGTAAATGCGATAAATCGGGCTACTGGAAAAAGAGAAAATAATTGCATATTATCAATTCAAGCAAAGAAAGCAGAATTTATAGAGGTTGATTTGGAACATGTTGACCCCAAGACTTGTTTCAAAAACTTCAAAGGCGTTGGAAGCAGTAAATTGAGTGGACTAACACCAATACAGCCGATTTTGCAGATAAATAGAACTGACAAACGATTTGTAAACCATTACGAAGTGGCGAGCGGAATGGATAGTAGTACAAATTTGGCCTCAATGGATTGGGAAGATTTTGAACACCTAATCCGTGAAGTCTTTGCCAATGAGTTTAACAGTAACGGAGGAGAGGTTAAAGTAACCCAAGCCAGCAAAGACGGCGGAGTTGACGCCATTGCATTTGACCCAGACCCAATAAGAGGAGGTAAAATCGTTATTCAAGCTAAAAGATATACAAATACCGTTGGCGTTGCCGCCGTCCGGGACTTGTACGGAACTGTTATGAATGAAGGAGCAACAAAAGGAATTTTAGTAACGACAGCAGATTACGGTCCCGATGCTTACGAATTTGCAAAAGGGAAACCTTTGACATTGATGAATGGAGCAAACTTGCTTTATTTATTGGATAAGCATGGACATAAAGCAAGAATAGATATAAAAGAAGCAAAAAGACTTCAAAAAGAAGGATGATACTGCTGAGAACAAAGGCTATGATGATAGATTTGCTATCGCTTCATCCATCACATAGCCCAAACCGTTAGGCGTCACTTTAGAGCAAAATGCGTACAAAATGGATGAAAATAGTTTACAGAATAGAGCATACGATTTTGTATCAAAAATAAAAATTTTTGAAGACCAAAAAAAATCTATCAATAAAGATAATTGGAAAGGTTCTTCGTCACATTTGGGTGTAATTGATTTATCGGATAAATTCATAGAAAGTGATGTTATTGTTCGGGAATATATGTCTGATTTGTCTGACTACAAAATTTATATCCTTAAAGAGTCAAAAAAATATGGCTTTTTAGAAAATGATTATATCGAACTTTATAAATTTGTATATGAAATTTCTGAATGGAACAATATTCAAAGAAATGTTTCAATTGAGTATTTAAAAGAGAAAATAATAGCTTGGATTGTTGATGTTTTCATCAATAATGTTTCAAAAATTAACTTATTTGTTTATTTAGAAGAAAAACTAAAAAAAGACATAAATAAATATAGATTTTGTTTTCCAATTTTAAATATTGACATTGAAAATGATTTTAATGTTGGAGATTCAAAAATAATGTTTTTCGCAAAAGAATATTTCGATGAATTTTATAAATTTCAATTAAGTAAAATACAATCATCAGAAGAATATTCTGAAGAAATTTTTAATAAATTATATAGAAAATATCAAGGTCAGGTTTTCGTTGCAATAGAAGTTTTTGCTGAATCAAAAAAAGCGGAGATTATTGCGTATGAAAATGCTTGTTATGTTGTTGATATTTTAAAAATATGTGGACCAACGATTCAATTCCCAACAGAGTTGTGTTATTTAGAGCTTGAAAGTAGAATGCCATTCAGTCACGATTATTTAAGATTTGAAAATGATGATCCATTTGATTTTTCAATAACAACTAAAATAAATCGAAAACAAATGCTTCCGTTTAATTCAAAATTAGTAAAAGATTACAAAGTTTTTTTTGATGATTTTGGAAAATTACTCAATCCAAAATATGATTCTGAAATGGAAAAACTAATTAAAAACTCAATTATCTTTTATTCAAAGTGTATATCTGAAACAGATTTACATTTAAGAATTTCACAATTAATAATGATTGTAGAAAGTATATTTTTACTTGATGATGATAAATACAAAATGGAGAATAAATCAAAAAGAAGATTTACTGACTTTATATTTGAATCAAATACAATAGAAAAAATTAACTTTATCGAAATTCTAACAGAAATGTATCAAGTAAGGCACAAAATGACTCATAAATCAATTCGAATCTTTATTGATTATAAAAAACTAAGAACTTTTCAAATAGAAATAATAAATTTGTTTTATCGTATATTAAAACAATGTAATAAATTTCACAACAAAGAACTGCTAATCAGTTATTTAGATAAAAAAGCGAACGCCTAACAGCCGTTCCTATGTAAAGCCTCCCAGCCCGGGACAAAGATAATATGTTAATTTTATTTACGGCATAATTTTATTGTTTTTTGACTCTATACTCAGGCTCCTATATGTAGCTGTCATTTCTGACACTACCAGCATCGGTGTGATAATAGAGACGTAAAATATCAGCTTCCTGCTTGGCGATGTAGCAGTTGACTTTTCAGTCTCCTCTACCACGGCTGTTTTAAAGTCTGATATGCTCTTTAATATTTGAGTAATAAAGTGATGAATAGTAATTTTGTGGCGACAGTATAAACGGACTGAAGCAATGCAGAGGTGCAACTTCATAGGGATAATACTGTCGGGTGACGGAATATTCGTCTGAGCCGGTACCCCCAACGTACCGGCTCTTTTAAGACGAATAATCTTGAGCCCTGTATGCCTAAGAAAACCTATGCCGCTTTTGATGTCTCGTTTTGTGTCCAAAATTACTTTTACTTTTTTAAATCTTCTGCTTTCTGCTTTGCGTTGCAGCAAAACTTTTGATTGTTTTCTGCTCCCCGTGTTCTAAAGTCAGAAGATAGAATTTTTTATATTTCTTCGTTGCTTATATCAATATCCGTTGGTATCTGAATGTTTTTATCCAATGCAAGTTTGTGATTAATCTGATATGATTTGCCGTTTTTGATCACCGATAGTATCCGTCTTACCATCTTATGGGCAACCTTAACAATGATTGTTTTGGGATTTTTTCCAAAATGAGATTTGTAGTATGCCTGAATCTCAGGGTCTCTGCGGATGGCTATCCAGGCACTCTCAATGATGTAAGGTCTTAGAATGGTATTGGCTCGGGGTGTTACTCCCATATTGCTTTCACTGCCACCACTGCTGAATATACCAGGTACTACACCGATAAAACTGCTGAACTGCTTTTCATTGTCAAACCGGCGCAAATCGCCACATTCAGACAAGATAGCTGCAGCCAGAAATCCACCGATACCCGGGATGCTGGTCAATAAATAATAGTCTTTATTGTGGTATTGACGACAATGAGCCCGAAGTAAATTGCCACCTTTGAGATATTCAGAATGAAAGAAATCCAGTGTCCGTAGTTTACTCTCCATAGACTCTTTGCCGCATGTGGATGTCCACTTCAGTTCACTTAGCCATTTTTTAAATTCTATCGTCCAGTTGACATTATCAAATTCCGGTGGTATTGCGATGCCATGAAAGAGTAACATACCTTTAATGTGTGACTTGACTCTTCGGAGTTCCTTAGTAATGTTGGTTCTCTGACGCAGCAAACTGCGAAACTGCTCTTGCTCCTCAGTAGGGATATGGATGGCCTTGAGATTGTTTTTCTGAAGTTGTTTACATAAATTCCGACTATCGATTTTGTCCGTCTTCTGATAGTTTTGTTTGTCCATCCGCGGCACATCAGCCGGATTGACCACTGTAACTGCCCAACCAAGATTCAAAAATATCTTGCTGCACTGAAACCACAACACCCGGCTTCATAAGTCATCGCAACTTCGTGAGTCGGAAAATGAGCAGCCACATAATCGTACAATACGTCCGGATCTGGTGGCATGGAGAATGTTTTATGATCAAATGACTCCGTCCTGATAGATACCGACCAACTTTTCTTGTGAATGTCGATCCCAATAAATAACTTTGTGTCAATAGCATTTTGTAAAGGCATAATCTTGTTTTTAAATCGTCAGAAAATTTTGAGCTAAGATATGCTTTTACATAGATGCTTGGCAAAAGCGGGGGTTTCGTGCTTCTATGACAGTGAAGTGCTAAATTCAAGTTTTGTGCATCTAATGAAGTTTAGTGCTATAAATCCCCGCCTTCGCAAAGCGGCAAAACGTTGAACAAACCTAAAAATAAATATATCTAAATATCAGTAAGACAAGTTATTAGGCATGATAATTGGCCTATCAGGTATAAATAAATAACAATAAAATGATACCTGTAAACACACATTTGAAGGCCTTTGAGTCACATTTGATCCTTCTTAATTCACCAGTAAAAACCCGGATTTCTTACCTGACAATATTAAAAAAGTATCTTGAATATTGCAACACCCAACTTTTGGATGATGCATTTACAGATACAGTGGTAAAACAATATTTATTGTATCGGTACAGTCAAAAAATGGATTGGAAAACCATCAATATGGATTACTCATCCATTAAAAAATACTTTGTTGAAGTACTTCAAAAAGCGTGGAATACCCCGATGTTCCCACGACCCAAAGTAAATAAAGAACTGCCCAATGTCATATCAAAAGAAGAAGTACAAAAGCTCATTTCGCACGTACGCAATCTCAAATACAAAGCCTTATTCATCTTCCTATATGCTACAGGGATGCGCATAAGTGAGGCCTTGTCGGTCAAGGTAAAAGACATTGATTCTGATAGACTACAGATCAAGATAGATAAAGGCAAGGGTCACAAAGACAGATATGTAGATGTACCGATGGAATTGATAGAAATATTAAGACAATATTACAAAATCTACAGACCTACAGACAGACTTTTTTATGGGGAGACAACACAAGATGCACTGCCTGAACGCAACATACAGCATGCCATGAAACGAGCTAAAGAGAAAGCAGGCATCATCCATGATGTGAGCCCACATACATTGCGTCATTGCTACGCTACCCATCATATGGAACATGGAACGAATATTGTATATATACAGAAGATGTTAGGTCACACCAATCTAAAAACGACCTCGATATACCTTCATTTATGTGTAAACTTTCAGAGTCAAAACATAATCCATCCGATTACAACGATCCAAATCAGTCTGATGGGCCATTCACAGACATAGGATCACTATTTAGAGCGTACAAAGAAGCATATATCCACCTATACAAACCGCAGAAGCACGAGATCAAATTTATCAAAGATGTAAGTAAATGTAAAACACCTGCGCTCGGAGGGATCGTAATAAGTTGTAGGAGTTGCAAAAAGAAGACCTATTTATATAAGTCATGTGGCAATAGCCAATGCCCTAAGTCTGACTGACCGATCTCGAAGAGTGAAGTACGACAGTGCTTCAAGGGAAGGAACCGCGGAAGCGGGTGGGTAGCCGCATAAAACGCATGCAATGGCAAGACAAACTGGCGAGCAAGATGCTTAAATGTCCCTATCAGCACATCATTTTTACCATACCTCACGAGCTAAATTATATAGCCAAAGGCCATCCAAAACTATTATATGGAGTACTTTTTAAAGCAGCTTGGCATACCATAGAGCGACTGGCAAGAGATCCCGAAAATGTAGGAGGTACTCCCGGAATGACAGCCGTACTGCATACATTTGGCTCCGATCTCAAGCACCATATACACCTGCATACCTTGGTCACCTTCGGAGGTGTAAGCAAGGATGGAAAATGGGTATGGCCCAAACGAAAAAATAAAATCGCACCGTATCGCAAAATATGTAGCACCTTCAAAACCATCTTTATCAAGGAGCTAGAAAGTCAGCTGCAGAAAATCGATCCTGTGTATTATCAAACAGTAAAAGGCATAATCAATAGTACCAAAGAAGTGAGGTGGTGTGTACACAACACGCCACCTACTGCTCATACCAAAGTCATAGAAGAATACCTAGGTCGATACATATGCAGAATAGGAGTAAGTAATAAAAAAATACAGTATGATGAAAAACAACAGATCGTAAAAATGGAATACAATGACTACAAAAATCAAAAACCCAATGAAGCAGCGCCTAAAGCGACCAAGCAACTCGATCCCATAGTAGCCATGCGACAAATCATGATACATGTCTTACCGCCCAACTTTCAAAAAGTAAGAACGTATGGCATCATGACCAAAACAAAATCAGAAAAATAAAAATAAATATTCCAGAACTCATCAAAGAAAATGGCCAAACCATAAGAACATTATTCCAGATAGTAAAAGCCTTACTACAAATAACGGAAGAAGAAGAAGAAATAAAATGCGTTTCATGTCAATCCACAGAAAGTGAAATAAACGAAATAAAGCCCGATGCAGAATGGTATAATAAACACATCCGAAGAGAAAGCAGAAACAAATCGCCGGCAGAGACACCTAAAATAGTACTAATAGACCCCAATGCTTCAAAGAGGCCAAGGATAACTATGGAGACAATAGTCAAAAACAAGATGGAACACACCCAAATCTAATCAAATCTTAAGTTAGGAAGAAAAAAACAAAGGGTCATGCCAGAAGAGTAATGACTCAATTTAAAACTTATAGCCCAAAGCCAATAAAAAATGACTACTACAATCATAGCAAATCCCATATACGGCTCGTTTCAGGCCGTAGGATTAAAAGATTTCATTGTTTGTATAATAAATAAATTGGCTATAATCCAACGGTCTAAACTTAAATATCTACAAATTCGCTTTGAGATTTGTGCAATTTCTTTATCTTTGTACATGCGAATTCGTAGATATTCCTATGAGTTAGCACTCATATTTAGACAACATGCAGAAAGAATTACATAAATGGCTTAATGACGTAGGAGAGCATGACTCTGCTCGACTAATTTCAGAATGCAGTGTTGATCTAATATATGTCGACACTCTTTTTGAAATTAGTGGTGATAGAATGACAGATTTAATGGATGCTCAAATTGGTGTCCCAGGAAAGTATTATTTAAAACTACATTCCGACTTTCAAAAAGAAATTAAAGTAATAGAATCCCAACTATTGGAAATCGCGACAGCGATGGGCATGCACATTCGCGGTATTTCATGGAATCCGAAAATCGACAACGACAATGAACTTCAAATGAAAATTTCAATAATTGTACGTCAAGCAATCTTTGACGAAATAACACTCAATAAAATTTCTTGGTCTGGCAGACTTGAAGAACCTGATTTTTTAAATAGAATATTCGACCTTTCAAAAATGCCGTCTTACGATTCAAGATATGATAACGCTTATGATGACATTCATAAACATCGTATAATGAATTATGACTGGGAAGATGATTGGGTGTTTACTGATAGACGATTTAATCTTCTGCATTGTGATGAAGAAGCACTATTGAAATTTTTATCATTAACTATAAATCCTGTTTCCAGAACAGATAATGAAGGTGTCAATCAATTAATTGAAATATATAATAGAAACCTCTCTGCGAGCGGAATCGAATTTTACGAAAAATCAAAAATTGCAGGAAAATCTATTTATGGTTATAGAGAAATTGAAATTGGCGAAACTACCATTGAAAACAAGGAAATCAAACAACGGAAAATTGCATTAGTTGTGGGCTGTAGCCAATATGAATTTGCTGGACATTTAGAAAATCCATTGAATGATGCAAAATCAGTTAAAGAAAATCTTGAGACACTAGGTTTTGATGTAATGTATGCAGAGAATCCAAATCTCAAGGAATTAAAAATTGGAATTGACGACTTTGGAACTGAACTTGAAAAGTATGATGTTGGCTTATTTTATTTTGCTGGACATGGAGTTCAAGTTAAAGGTTTAAATTATCTAATTCCCGTTGATGCAAATTTGAAAAATGAACGAACAGTTGAATATGACTGTGTCCAAGTTGACCGAATATTAAGCCATATGGAAAGTGCAAAAACTTCTGTGAACTTACTCATACTTGACGCATGCAGAAACAATCCATTTGAGCGAAATTGGGGTAGAGAATTGGGACAAAGGGGGTTTGCTGTGATGGATGCGCCAAAAGGTTCTTTAATCGCATATTCAACATCTCCGGGTAAGACGGCATCAGATGGTGAAGGCAAGAATGGACTTTATACTGGCGAACTTATTTCAGAAATCAAGTCAGTTAATGTTACAATTACTCAGTTATTTCAAAAAGTAAGGAAATCAGTTATGGAAAAATCGAAGGATGTACAAGTACCATGGGAGTCGACTTCATTGACAGCAGACTTTTACTTTAATCGAAAATAAAAAAAAACGAGTGCTAACAATGCACTGGACGTACAGACTCCCTATCGGTCGTCCGTCGCCAGTGCTTAGCGTTATCTCCAATAAGTAGAAAAAAAATAATTTATGGATAAGGAAATAATTCTAAAAAATAAGCAGGTAAAAATAACTGCAAAACATAAAGAAGTTATTAGCGAAAGTTTTATACTATTTGTAAATTGGCTAAGAAGACAAAATCTAAAGAATTTCAATTACAAGACTGCCATTAATTTTGATATCTTCCCAATTGATAATACCATGAAGGTAGATGAAACAAAATCTATACATTTTAATTTAGCATATTTACAAAAATGTTCAGTAGATTATTTTGTCACAATTATTCTGCATGAAGCTTATCATTATTACATTAATAATATTCCTAATAAACGAGATGCAACAAGAGTTAAAGATTTTTACTATGATGAAATGATGCAACATATAGACATTGAAGCTGACTTTTATGTTGCTAAATTCTTGAAAGAAGAATATAACTTGATTTTAGAAGATTACCTCAATTTGTATTATTCCGGATCAAATGCGTTTAGGGATGAAGAAATTAGACCACAAAAATTACAAAGATTCGTATGTTCAATGTTAACCATTGCACATCTTTATTTACACAACGAATTTGCAATTTACAGAGTAAATTTAGAAGCTATAAGATTGCTGGGAAAAAATCCAAGAATTATTCTACATAAAAAAGGATATTCAGAAACGAAAGTAATCAAGTTTTCACTAGCAAATCTGAACAAAATTCAAAAATTATATCAATTCCCGAGTATATTTACACCAGATCAATATGTAGAAACTCTATATGATGTTTTATTTAGTGCTGTGGATGGTAGTAAATCTCAAAATGTACAACCAAAACTAAATTATAGTAATTTAAGAAATAAGAAATCTTAAGTTCAAGTTTTATATTCGACCTTATAAGCTGATATTTAGATTATACAATTTATTTTATTGACGTTTTGGATGAGTTTTTTAGGTATTTAAAATCACATTGAATGGAACAAACAAATTTAATAAAAATATTTCTTGCTTCTCCTAGTGATGTTAAAGCTGAACGAGAATTAATTTTTGCCCTTAAAGATGATTTAGATCATTTAATAGGTAAACCACACAGTGTAAGATTTGAGTTTGTTAATTGGGAACGAAATGCTTATCCAGGAATCGGAGAAGATGCTCAAGATGTCATTAATCACAACATAAAGGATGATTATGATATTTTCATTGGAATATTTTGGCAACGATTTGGAACACCTACTAATAGAGCCGAATCAGGAACAAAAGAAGAGTATGATAGAGCGTATAAGAAGTTTAAATCAGATCCATACTCAAGTCATATTATGCTTTATTTTAAAACAGCTCCGCCTGACAATATTTATGATTTGAATTTTGATCAATTTGAGAAAGTGAAAATATTCAAAAGAGATTTACAAACACAAGGTGCACTATATTGGGAGTTTAGCAAAACTGACGAACTGAAAAATTTACTTTTTATACATTTATCGTCTTTAATAAGAGATAAATTTATTGATAAAACTAATATTCCAAAAGACTTAGGTAGTAATCTTAATAATGATAAGTTTGACAAGTATGAATTACTGGCAAAAGAAGTTGATGAAAGTGGCCAATTAGGTGTTGAAGGAATACTTGACTTGGTTGAGCAAACGTCAGATTCTTTACAACGTTTACCGAATATATCAGATAACATTATTACAATTATCGAATTTATTGGAAGTAAATTTAATGATAAAACTAAGCAAATTAATGCTGTAAATCTTATAAAAGATGAAAGATTAAGATTTAAAAAAGCAACTCAAATAATTAATAGTTTGTCATTAGATTTGGACAAATTTTCTGATGAACTTAACGAACTATTACCAGAATTTAGATATAATCTCAACATGGCTATTGAATCTTATACTAAATTATTATTGACAGCATCAGAATCAAGTATATTTGTAAATGAAGTTGAAGACCAAATGAAAACAGTAGTGCCAAACCTTTATAGTTCAATTGATGATGCGTTAGTGGGGATTGCTGGATTTTTGCAGGAATTTAGAAGCTTACCACCAATGACAACAAAATTCGGAAATTCAAAAAGAAGATCTGAAATCTCTACAAATGAATTATTCAAAGAATTCATAAGCGCAAAAAAAGTGATGAAACAATTAATAGATGAAAACTGGAGATAACAATGCACTGGACGGACAGACTCTCTATCGGTCGTCCGTCGCCAGTGCTGGGACGTTATGCATAAGAAAAATAAATATGACTAAAGAATTTGTTGAAAATATTAGTCTACAGTCTCGAGAAGATACAAGGATTTTTTTGACTCAATTTGTGAAAAG
Proteins encoded in this region:
- a CDS encoding restriction endonuclease gives rise to the protein MKEDLIDIYYHSEDVGIRTYKIKYTAEVTHKGLKDYKVFTAYDDDILENKVQSHVAKLEEKWDKIVSKQNVVNHQVASQKEAEIITQAAIRSLEAVDNLLIHTLSIDDTIDWETLKDKTKFKEPNPENELSKRINAISEPKPPVIEGYPTSPREFDYEPKLSFFDKLIKSNKDKKIQNSKDAFDRAVLKWNDDCLQIDKQNEARKKNNEQQKAEFEAAKDTVRKQLTNEVIAWQKRKTDFENKQEKINKKVDELQVKYLSCDQTAVLEYCELVLNNSQYLDSFPKSFELDYNPENKILVVEYSLPTIEDLPTLNEVKFIKNELKEYHISDAQIQKMFDATMYKITLRTIHELFEADKANTIEFVSFNGWVNAINRATGKRENNCILSIQAKKAEFIEVDLEHVDPKTCFKNFKGVGSSKLSGLTPIQPILQINRTDKRFVNHYEVASGMDSSTNLASMDWEDFEHLIREVFANEFNSNGGEVKVTQASKDGGVDAIAFDPDPIRGGKIVIQAKRYTNTVGVAAVRDLYGTVMNEGATKGILVTTADYGPDAYEFAKGKPLTLMNGANLLYLLDKHGHKARIDIKEAKRLQKEG
- a CDS encoding tyrosine-type recombinase/integrase; this encodes MIPVNTHLKAFESHLILLNSPVKTRISYLTILKKYLEYCNTQLLDDAFTDTVVKQYLLYRYSQKMDWKTINMDYSSIKKYFVEVLQKAWNTPMFPRPKVNKELPNVISKEEVQKLISHVRNLKYKALFIFLYATGMRISEALSVKVKDIDSDRLQIKIDKGKGHKDRYVDVPMELIEILRQYYKIYRPTDRLFYGETTQDALPERNIQHAMKRAKEKAGIIHDVSPHTLRHCYATHHMEHGTNIVYIQKMLGHTNLKTTSIYLHLCVNFQSQNIIHPITTIQISLMGHSQT
- a CDS encoding transposase zinc-binding domain-containing protein, with translation MCKLSESKHNPSDYNDPNQSDGPFTDIGSLFRAYKEAYIHLYKPQKHEIKFIKDVSKCKTPALGGIVISCRSCKKKTYLYKSCGNSQCPKSD
- a CDS encoding transposase, with translation MQWQDKLASKMLKCPYQHIIFTIPHELNYIAKGHPKLLYGVLFKAAWHTIERLARDPENVGGTPGMTAVLHTFGSDLKHHIHLHTLVTFGGVSKDGKWVWPKRKNKIAPYRKICSTFKTIFIKELESQLQKIDPVYYQTVKGIINSTKEVRWCVHNTPPTAHTKVIEEYLGRYICRIGVSNKKIQYDEKQQIVKMEYNDYKNQKPNEAAPKATKQLDPIVAMRQIMIHVLPPNFQKVRTYGIMTKTKSEK
- a CDS encoding caspase family protein, with protein sequence MQKELHKWLNDVGEHDSARLISECSVDLIYVDTLFEISGDRMTDLMDAQIGVPGKYYLKLHSDFQKEIKVIESQLLEIATAMGMHIRGISWNPKIDNDNELQMKISIIVRQAIFDEITLNKISWSGRLEEPDFLNRIFDLSKMPSYDSRYDNAYDDIHKHRIMNYDWEDDWVFTDRRFNLLHCDEEALLKFLSLTINPVSRTDNEGVNQLIEIYNRNLSASGIEFYEKSKIAGKSIYGYREIEIGETTIENKEIKQRKIALVVGCSQYEFAGHLENPLNDAKSVKENLETLGFDVMYAENPNLKELKIGIDDFGTELEKYDVGLFYFAGHGVQVKGLNYLIPVDANLKNERTVEYDCVQVDRILSHMESAKTSVNLLILDACRNNPFERNWGRELGQRGFAVMDAPKGSLIAYSTSPGKTASDGEGKNGLYTGELISEIKSVNVTITQLFQKVRKSVMEKSKDVQVPWESTSLTADFYFNRK
- a CDS encoding DUF4062 domain-containing protein; translated protein: MEQTNLIKIFLASPSDVKAERELIFALKDDLDHLIGKPHSVRFEFVNWERNAYPGIGEDAQDVINHNIKDDYDIFIGIFWQRFGTPTNRAESGTKEEYDRAYKKFKSDPYSSHIMLYFKTAPPDNIYDLNFDQFEKVKIFKRDLQTQGALYWEFSKTDELKNLLFIHLSSLIRDKFIDKTNIPKDLGSNLNNDKFDKYELLAKEVDESGQLGVEGILDLVEQTSDSLQRLPNISDNIITIIEFIGSKFNDKTKQINAVNLIKDERLRFKKATQIINSLSLDLDKFSDELNELLPEFRYNLNMAIESYTKLLLTASESSIFVNEVEDQMKTVVPNLYSSIDDALVGIAGFLQEFRSLPPMTTKFGNSKRRSEISTNELFKEFISAKKVMKQLIDENWR